AGGCGCGAAGCGTTGACCAGGAACTCCAGCATCAGCCGCACGGCCGCGGCGATGGTGAGCCCCAACGGGATCGCCACCAGCGCGGCCAGCACGCCGAGCACGATCGAGACCTGCCACAGCAGCACCGTCAGCGCGATCGGCACGGCGCAGGCGAAGATCAGCCCGAGGATGTAGGCGAGCGGCAGCAACGTCCTGGTGGCCTGCCGGTGGAATTGGACATCGAGCAGCGCGGCGGCGGCATCGGCGCTCCAGTGCCGGAAATCACGCCCGCTGCGGAAGGGTTCGGCGGGCTCCTCGTCCCGGACGCCGCCCGCCAGCCTGCGCAGCGCCGCGGCTTTCCAGGCGAGCCAGCGCGACTCGGGCACGTACTCGGACGTACCGCGCCGCGCGGCCGCGTCGGTGCCGGCGGCGTCCGTGCCGGCGGCGTCCGTGCCGGCGGCGTCCGTGCCGGCGGCGTTCGGATCCGTGCTGGTCGAATCCCCGCGGTTCGCATCCTCGGCCATGGCTCACGCTCCTCGGCATCGTTCGCGCCCGGCGGCACGCCTCGGCCGAATACTGCCCCGATTTCCGCGCCCGAACCACCCCCCAGGAACCTCCCAGGAAGCACACGGCCCGGCCACAGCGACGGAGCCCAGAGTGGGTGGCGCGGTCGTCCGACGGCGGCGGTATGCTCCCCCGCCGAATGAGACGTACTGCACAGTTCGGGATTTTTTCGGAGATCGCGTAACGCCCGGGGCCCCGCCCCTCGATACGAACCATGAACGCAGGACCCCCAGAGCATCCGGGAATGGAGAAAACAGTGCGCACCACGTTTCCGACTTCCGTCTCCGCGGCCGACATGGACGCCGCGGCGCAGGACTACATCCAGCGCGGGTGGACGGTCGCCGAAACGGCCAACGGGCTGTGCCTGATCACGGACGAGAACGTCTCCGCCATCGAGATCGGCGGCGAGCTCGCGGGTGAGGTGCGGCGCTTCCTGCGCGCGAACAACCTGACCGGTCCGGTGATCGAGGTTCCCGGCGCCGAGCGCCGTGAGATCCACCTGGTCACCGGCGTGCGCAAGGCCGCCATGGCGCTCGACGCGCTGCGCGAGGCCGGCGCCATCGTCTACACCGACGGC
This sequence is a window from Nocardia farcinica. Protein-coding genes within it:
- a CDS encoding DUF4282 domain-containing protein, whose protein sequence is MAEDANRGDSTSTDPNAAGTDAAGTDAAGTDAAGTDAAARRGTSEYVPESRWLAWKAAALRRLAGGVRDEEPAEPFRSGRDFRHWSADAAAALLDVQFHRQATRTLLPLAYILGLIFACAVPIALTVLLWQVSIVLGVLAALVAIPLGLTIAAAVRLMLEFLVNASRLATRVEHISDLADDLFQALSDVAEPVNQLSEDVRAVQFWRFRGRNPRK